From Cecembia calidifontis, one genomic window encodes:
- the erm gene encoding 23S ribosomal RNA methyltransferase Erm: protein MTKKKLPVRFTGQHFTIDKVLIEDAIKQANINSQDTVLDIGAGKGFLTVHLLKIANNVVAIENDTALVEHLRKLFSDARNVQIVGCDFRNFVVPKFPFKVVSNIPYGITSDIFKILMFECVENFLGGSIVLQLEPTQKLFSSKLYNPYTVFYHTFFDLKLVYEVSPESFLPPPTVKSALLRIKRNPSSFDFELKAKYLAFISCLLQKPDLSVKSALKSIFRKSQVRSISEKFGINLNSQIVCLSPSQWKNCFLEMLEVVPEKFHPS from the coding sequence ATGACAAAAAAGAAATTGCCCGTTCGTTTCACGGGCCAGCACTTTACCATTGATAAAGTGCTCATAGAAGATGCAATAAAACAAGCAAATATAAATAGTCAGGATACGGTTTTGGATATTGGAGCAGGCAAGGGATTTCTTACTGTCCATTTATTAAAAATCGCCAACAATGTCGTAGCTATTGAAAACGACACAGCTTTGGTTGAACATTTACGAAAATTATTTTCTGATGCCCGCAATGTTCAAATTGTCGGTTGTGATTTTAGGAATTTTGTAGTTCCGAAATTTCCTTTCAAAGTGGTGTCAAATATCCCTTATGGAATTACTTCCGATATTTTCAAAATCCTGATGTTCGAGTGTGTTGAAAATTTTCTGGGAGGTTCCATTGTCCTTCAGTTAGAACCTACACAAAAGTTGTTTTCGAGCAAGCTTTACAATCCATATACCGTTTTCTATCATACTTTCTTTGATTTGAAACTTGTCTATGAGGTAAGTCCTGAAAGTTTCTTGCCACCGCCAACTGTTAAGTCAGCTCTGTTACGCATTAAAAGAAATCCGTCTTCTTTTGATTTTGAGCTTAAAGCCAAATATTTAGCTTTTATTTCCTGTCTGTTACAGAAACCTGATTTATCTGTAAAATCAGCTTTAAAGTCGATTTTCAGGAAAAGTCAGGTCAGGTCAATATCGGAAAAGTTCGGAATAAACCTTAACTCCCAAATTGTCTGTTTGTCGCCAAGTCAATGGAAAAACTGTTTTTTGGAAATGCTGGAAGTTGTCCCCGAAAAGTTTCACCCTTCATAA